The following coding sequences are from one Pseudonocardia sp. EC080619-01 window:
- a CDS encoding winged helix DNA-binding domain-containing protein, which translates to MTVLDRRALNRATLARQHLLDRRPPGTGAAGVVAHLGGMQAQEPGAPYTGLWSRIAAFDPVPASAALTGRALVRTLLMRRTVHLVTAADCLAHRALHQPMITQRTWGARKAELPGVTPETLAAAVRPCFAEAPRTGGEVARMVADRFPGAGHAALADAAVSVVPLVQVPPRGTWDGAGPARLTTVDAWLGREPDPEPRAEELVRRYLAAFGPAASADLRAWCGLTGLPAVVARVKPGLRTFRDERGRELLDLPDAPLPDPDTPAPPRFLPAFDNAVLGFDDRSRIIDDEHRGLSVTGARFVLVDGRVAATWTPVGDTGLSVRPLRALTRAENDDVLEEGERLRAFLTAGADGDVRVGR; encoded by the coding sequence GTGACCGTCCTGGACCGGCGGGCGCTGAACCGGGCCACGCTGGCCCGCCAGCACCTGCTGGACCGGCGGCCGCCCGGGACCGGCGCGGCCGGGGTCGTGGCGCACCTGGGCGGGATGCAGGCCCAGGAACCCGGCGCCCCCTACACGGGGCTGTGGTCGCGCATCGCGGCGTTCGACCCGGTCCCGGCGTCGGCGGCACTGACCGGGCGGGCACTCGTCCGCACGCTGCTGATGCGCCGCACGGTGCACCTGGTCACCGCCGCCGACTGCCTGGCACACCGGGCACTGCACCAGCCGATGATCACCCAGCGGACCTGGGGCGCCCGGAAGGCGGAACTGCCCGGGGTGACGCCGGAGACGCTCGCCGCGGCCGTCCGGCCGTGCTTCGCCGAGGCCCCGCGCACCGGCGGCGAGGTCGCGCGGATGGTGGCGGACCGGTTCCCCGGAGCCGGTCACGCGGCGCTCGCCGACGCCGCCGTCTCCGTGGTCCCGCTGGTGCAGGTCCCGCCGCGCGGCACCTGGGACGGCGCCGGCCCGGCCCGGCTGACCACGGTGGACGCCTGGCTGGGCCGCGAGCCCGATCCGGAACCGCGCGCCGAGGAGCTGGTGCGGCGGTACCTGGCCGCGTTCGGACCGGCGGCGAGCGCCGACCTGCGCGCCTGGTGCGGGCTGACCGGGCTGCCCGCCGTCGTCGCACGGGTGAAGCCTGGCCTGCGGACCTTCCGCGACGAGCGCGGACGCGAGCTGCTCGACCTCCCCGACGCCCCGCTGCCCGATCCGGACACCCCCGCACCACCGCGGTTCCTGCCCGCCTTCGACAACGCCGTCCTCGGGTTCGACGACCGCAGCCGGATCATCGACGACGAGCACCGCGGCCTCAGCGTCACCGGCGCCCGGTTCGTGCTGGTCGACGGCCGGGTCGCCGCCACCTGGACCCCGGTGGGCGACACCGGCCTGTCGGTACGGCCGTTGCGGGCGCTGACCCGGGCCGAGAACGACGACGTGCTGGAGGAGGGCGAGCGGCTGCGGGCCTTCCTCACCGCCGGTGCGGACGGCGACGTCCGGGTCGGCCGGTAG
- the nhaA gene encoding Na+/H+ antiporter NhaA, with product MAVTTLVERGDLSDAARRFLGTESGSAVLLVGAAVAALVWANLGDGYESFWHTSLAVQLGGTGLDLDLRHWVNDGLMVLFFLSVGLEIARETTLGELRGFRAIAAPAAAAVGGLVVPALVFLALNSGSEAANAWGIAISTDTAVMLGVLALLGPRCPDQLRVFLLALAIVDDIGAVAAIALFYTDEVDVLALLVAVVLLVGLLALRYVRFWRTPFYAVVGVLCWLAVLRSGVHPSVVGVALGLLVNAYAPRREDMADAMAVGKNFLLDPTPERARTARIAAVGAVSPNERLQLRIQPWSSYVIVPLFVLANAGVVLDAETLSAAAGSLLTWGIVLGLVVGKPIGVAAGTWLVLRTGIGKVPDTLRWGQLLGGSALSGIGFTVALFVTELALDDELLIAEAKIGILTGSVLAAVAGWLVFRLAGERGGQCSPSGLPTLPPRPWRPVD from the coding sequence ATGGCGGTCACCACCCTGGTCGAGCGCGGGGATCTCTCCGACGCGGCACGACGGTTCCTCGGCACGGAGTCGGGATCGGCGGTGCTGCTGGTCGGGGCCGCGGTGGCCGCCCTGGTCTGGGCCAACCTCGGCGACGGGTACGAGAGCTTCTGGCACACCTCGCTCGCCGTGCAGCTCGGCGGCACGGGGCTCGATCTCGACCTGCGGCACTGGGTCAACGACGGCCTGATGGTGCTGTTCTTCCTGTCCGTCGGCCTGGAGATCGCCCGCGAGACGACGCTCGGGGAGCTGCGCGGGTTCCGCGCGATCGCCGCGCCGGCGGCCGCCGCGGTCGGCGGGCTCGTCGTCCCCGCGCTGGTGTTCCTCGCCCTCAACTCCGGCAGCGAGGCCGCGAACGCCTGGGGCATCGCGATCTCGACCGACACCGCGGTGATGCTCGGCGTGCTCGCGCTGCTGGGGCCGCGCTGCCCGGACCAGCTGCGGGTCTTCCTGCTGGCGCTGGCGATCGTCGACGACATCGGCGCGGTGGCCGCGATCGCGCTGTTCTACACCGACGAGGTCGACGTGCTCGCCCTGCTGGTGGCGGTCGTGCTCCTGGTGGGGCTGCTCGCCCTGCGCTACGTGCGCTTCTGGCGGACGCCGTTCTACGCCGTCGTCGGGGTGCTGTGCTGGCTGGCGGTGCTGCGGTCCGGGGTGCACCCGAGCGTCGTCGGCGTCGCGCTCGGGTTGCTGGTCAACGCCTACGCGCCGCGCCGCGAGGACATGGCCGACGCGATGGCCGTCGGCAAGAACTTCCTGCTCGACCCGACGCCCGAGCGGGCCCGGACGGCGCGGATCGCCGCGGTCGGCGCGGTGTCGCCGAACGAGCGGCTGCAGCTGCGGATCCAGCCGTGGAGCAGCTACGTGATCGTCCCGTTGTTCGTGCTCGCCAACGCCGGGGTGGTGCTCGACGCCGAGACGCTGTCCGCGGCCGCCGGGTCCCTGCTGACCTGGGGGATCGTGCTGGGACTGGTGGTCGGCAAGCCGATCGGCGTCGCGGCGGGCACCTGGCTGGTGCTGCGCACCGGGATCGGGAAGGTCCCCGACACCCTGCGCTGGGGGCAGCTGCTCGGCGGGTCGGCGCTGTCCGGGATCGGCTTCACGGTGGCGCTGTTCGTCACCGAGCTGGCCCTCGACGACGAGCTGCTGATCGCCGAGGCGAAGATCGGCATCCTGACCGGGTCGGTGCTGGCCGCGGTCGCGGGGTGGCTGGTGTTCCGGCTGGCGGGGGAGCGGGGCGGGCAGTGCTCGCCGAGCGGGTTGCCGACCCTGCCGCCGCGGCCCTGGCGCCCGGTCGACTGA
- a CDS encoding DUF4180 domain-containing protein, which produces MTTVLTLPADGPVIASEADAIDVLGDAFGHGADLVAVPVERLDPEFFRLRSGLAGAITQKFAQYGVRLAVVGDVSRWTAEPGPVADWVRESNEGRHLRFVGDVAELGA; this is translated from the coding sequence ATGACCACGGTCCTGACCCTGCCCGCCGACGGCCCGGTGATCGCCTCCGAGGCCGACGCGATCGACGTCCTCGGCGACGCGTTCGGGCACGGCGCGGACCTGGTCGCCGTCCCGGTGGAGCGTCTCGACCCGGAGTTCTTCCGGCTCCGCAGCGGGCTCGCCGGTGCGATCACGCAGAAGTTCGCGCAGTACGGCGTCCGGCTCGCCGTGGTCGGCGACGTGTCCCGGTGGACGGCCGAGCCGGGCCCGGTCGCGGACTGGGTCCGGGAGTCGAACGAGGGACGCCATCTGCGGTTCGTCGGCGACGTGGCCGAGCTCGGCGCGTGA
- a CDS encoding DsbA family protein: MSRLDPPLGPYDHVLGPPDAELTLVEYGDYECPYCRDAAPVIDEVRARFGDRLRFAFRHFPLHEVHPHALAAAVAAEMAGLEGRFWEMHASLFAPGPPRLRQDDLREHAAAIGVPPERVVWPATQVVEDRVEAGFNAAVRSGVRGTPTLYVRGERYRGDVTVAALTAALDPVVSS, translated from the coding sequence ATGAGCAGGCTCGACCCGCCCCTCGGACCGTACGACCACGTGCTGGGCCCGCCGGACGCCGAGCTCACGCTGGTCGAGTACGGCGACTACGAGTGCCCCTACTGCCGCGACGCCGCCCCGGTGATCGACGAGGTCCGCGCCCGGTTCGGTGACCGGCTGCGGTTCGCGTTCCGGCACTTCCCGCTGCACGAGGTGCACCCGCACGCGCTCGCCGCGGCGGTGGCCGCCGAGATGGCGGGGTTGGAGGGCCGGTTCTGGGAGATGCACGCCTCGCTGTTCGCCCCCGGCCCGCCACGGCTGCGCCAGGACGACCTGCGCGAGCACGCCGCCGCGATCGGCGTACCGCCGGAGCGGGTCGTCTGGCCGGCGACGCAGGTCGTCGAGGACCGGGTCGAGGCCGGGTTCAACGCGGCGGTGCGCAGCGGCGTCCGCGGCACCCCGACGCTCTACGTCCGCGGCGAGCGCTACCGCGGTGACGTCACCGTCGCCGCGCTCACCGCCGCGCTGGACCCGGTCGTCAGCTCCTAG